The Flavobacterium sp. 123 genome contains a region encoding:
- the gldK gene encoding gliding motility lipoprotein GldK: MKKFIAFTAILTLLSSCGKSSDKGELVGVKGGKWHPEKPYGMTLVPGGSFIMGKPDDDLADIEDAPTKTVTVRSFYMDETEITNSEYRSFVEWVKDSTMRVRLAILAEESGQKPGATNGKGKNTGSIGDFAFNDSDPEKMTAYDKYMYDNYYSIGTDDDPYAGRKLNRKVKLIKDTKLYPDAYYAEVMDSMYLPIEESYNGLRTIDVNKLKFRYSWMDIQAAAKAKVGKRKDFIRTEEVNVYPDTTVWIKDYAYSYNEPMHNDYFWHKAYGDYPVVGVKWTQAKAFCAWRTLNKNTYIKSKKKGRDLVNAFRLPTEAEWEYSARGGLESATYPWGGPYTKSDRGCFLANFKPNRGDYAADDALYTVEAKSYEPNGYNLYNMAGNVSEWTDSSYDPNSYEYVSTMNPNVQDYNNKRKVVRGGSWKDVAYMLQVSTRDHEYADSARSYIGFRTVQDYMGTKTTGKSSSTSKKRK; the protein is encoded by the coding sequence ATGAAGAAGTTCATTGCATTTACGGCAATTTTAACACTATTAAGTAGCTGTGGTAAATCAAGCGATAAGGGAGAGTTAGTAGGTGTTAAAGGAGGAAAATGGCATCCTGAAAAACCTTATGGAATGACTTTAGTTCCAGGAGGTTCTTTTATCATGGGTAAGCCAGATGATGATTTAGCAGATATTGAAGATGCGCCAACTAAGACGGTTACGGTTCGTTCTTTTTATATGGATGAGACAGAAATCACGAATAGTGAGTATCGTTCTTTTGTAGAATGGGTAAAAGATTCTACGATGAGAGTTCGTTTAGCAATACTAGCTGAAGAAAGTGGTCAAAAACCTGGAGCAACTAATGGTAAAGGAAAAAATACAGGAAGTATTGGTGACTTTGCTTTTAATGATTCAGATCCTGAAAAAATGACTGCTTATGATAAATACATGTATGATAACTATTACAGTATAGGAACTGATGATGATCCTTATGCTGGAAGAAAGTTAAATAGAAAGGTAAAATTAATCAAGGATACTAAACTTTATCCAGATGCATATTATGCAGAGGTTATGGATTCTATGTATTTGCCTATTGAAGAATCATACAATGGTCTTAGAACTATAGATGTAAATAAATTGAAATTCCGTTACTCTTGGATGGATATTCAAGCAGCGGCTAAAGCAAAAGTTGGAAAAAGAAAAGATTTCATCCGTACAGAAGAAGTTAATGTTTATCCTGATACAACAGTTTGGATTAAAGATTATGCGTATTCCTATAATGAACCAATGCATAACGATTATTTCTGGCACAAAGCATATGGAGATTATCCAGTGGTTGGTGTGAAATGGACTCAAGCCAAAGCTTTTTGTGCATGGAGAACATTGAATAAAAATACGTATATCAAATCTAAAAAGAAAGGTCGTGATTTAGTTAACGCTTTCAGATTACCAACTGAAGCAGAGTGGGAATATTCTGCTAGAGGAGGTCTTGAATCAGCAACTTATCCTTGGGGAGGTCCTTACACAAAAAGTGATAGAGGATGTTTCTTAGCTAATTTCAAACCTAATAGAGGAGATTATGCTGCTGATGATGCATTATATACTGTTGAAGCAAAATCATATGAACCAAACGGATATAATCTTTATAACATGGCAGGAAATGTTTCAGAATGGACGGATTCATCTTATGACCCAAATTCATATGAATACGTTTCAACTATGAATCCAAATGTTCAGGATTACAATAATAAACGAAAAGTTGTTCGTGGCGGTTCCTGGAAAGATGTGGCTTACATGTTACAAGTTTCAACTCGTGATCACGAATATGCAGATTCTGCGAGAAGTTATATTGGTTTTAGAACAGTACAAGATTATATGGGAACTAAAACAACAGGGAAATCATCTTCTACTTCTAAAAAGAGAAAATAA
- the gldN gene encoding gliding motility protein GldN: protein MNARNFLIAIVTVSVSFASFAQSNLLNAKTPSQIGLKSAAQLVSDNDKPLAYGYVDDRDILMGKTTWEIIDLNEKINFALYFPIDTANIGSDRRSLYDVLTKAMKNGKLTEVYTDSYFNTKKSLKDIQASLTRIDTTDAGREQINAGSSISPEYIVQQDLTAEDVSQYKIKGYWYFDKRQSELKYRLLGICPVTPDVYTMNSDEKDYIELFWVFFPAARDVLHEAKAFNDKNSAMPISFDQILNSRRFNSVIYKEENVYGDRAIDEYMKDNAQNQLLESERVKEKIRNFEQDMWNY, encoded by the coding sequence ATGAACGCAAGAAATTTTTTAATAGCCATTGTCACTGTAAGTGTGAGTTTTGCATCTTTTGCACAATCTAATTTGCTAAATGCTAAGACTCCGAGCCAAATAGGACTTAAATCTGCAGCACAACTTGTATCTGATAATGATAAGCCATTGGCTTATGGTTATGTTGATGATAGAGATATTTTGATGGGTAAAACTACTTGGGAAATTATTGATTTAAATGAAAAAATTAATTTCGCTTTGTATTTTCCTATTGATACCGCTAATATTGGTTCAGACAGACGCTCATTATACGATGTTTTGACAAAAGCAATGAAAAACGGCAAACTAACGGAAGTATATACAGATAGTTATTTTAATACTAAAAAATCATTGAAAGATATTCAAGCATCTTTAACTCGAATTGATACTACAGATGCAGGAAGGGAGCAAATTAATGCTGGAAGCAGTATTTCACCTGAGTATATTGTACAACAAGATTTGACAGCAGAAGATGTATCTCAATATAAAATTAAAGGGTATTGGTATTTTGACAAACGTCAAAGCGAATTGAAATATCGTTTGCTTGGAATTTGTCCAGTAACTCCTGATGTATACACTATGAATAGTGATGAGAAAGATTATATCGAATTATTCTGGGTTTTCTTCCCTGCTGCTAGAGACGTTTTACATGAGGCAAAAGCATTCAATGATAAAAATTCAGCTATGCCAATTTCTTTTGACCAAATATTAAATTCGCGACGATTTAATAGTGTTATTTACAAAGAAGAAAATGTATATGGTGATAGGGCTATTGATGAATACATGAAAGACAATGCTCAAAATCAATTGTTAGAATCAGAAAGAGTGAAAGAAAAAATTCGCAACTTCGAACAAGATATGTGGAATTATTAA
- the gldM gene encoding gliding motility protein GldM, translating into MAGGKLTPRQKMINLMYLVFIAMLALNMSKEVLSAFGILNNKIVESNILTDTRNDASFQQLAQKAQDQPGQYGDKKIKVEKIRAVSKEFSDYLENLKTEFTKKTDKDAQGNYLYEQMDKGDLVDRMFFTGDRVSKQGQEFLDKIKNYPALIKQIGGSSIAESELKKIENRFATAPVFSEKAGATLSWIDYNYKGFPLIATVTKLTQLQADIKTTESDVMAGMFQSDLIAAASLTAYQPIVVLDKSVFFQGEAVTGKIILGKFDPSLKAKSVVVNGSSVQAQAGQAKFSFGAGNIGEHAIGGSFNFDENGKVVSLPIKDKYVVVARPKSATISADKMNVVYRGVVNPMTISFAGISADKVSASGPGLSPAGGDKYTMRPGAGTEAVINVTGTLSDGSKVSDKKTFRIKGIPGPTGTIRGEMGVVKGPKSSLEISTIGAKLVDFDFEVGLDVVGFNLKVTGQPTVVVSGNKLNAQCKSALSKAGRGDQVTISEIKTKLVGAGSYLLPRTAPVIYEIQ; encoded by the coding sequence ATGGCAGGAGGAAAATTAACCCCTAGACAGAAGATGATTAACCTAATGTATCTGGTTTTCATTGCGATGTTAGCATTAAATATGTCCAAAGAAGTATTGTCTGCTTTTGGAATTTTAAATAATAAAATTGTTGAGTCAAATATCTTGACTGATACTAGAAATGATGCTTCATTTCAACAATTAGCTCAAAAAGCGCAAGATCAACCGGGACAATATGGTGACAAAAAAATAAAAGTTGAGAAAATTAGAGCGGTTTCTAAAGAATTTAGCGACTATTTAGAAAATTTAAAAACTGAATTTACTAAGAAAACTGATAAAGATGCTCAAGGAAATTACCTTTATGAGCAAATGGACAAAGGTGACTTGGTAGACAGAATGTTTTTTACAGGAGATAGAGTTTCTAAACAAGGACAAGAATTTTTGGATAAAATCAAAAATTACCCAGCTTTAATTAAACAAATTGGAGGTAGTTCAATTGCAGAATCTGAATTGAAAAAAATCGAAAATAGATTTGCAACAGCTCCAGTATTTTCTGAGAAAGCTGGCGCAACATTATCTTGGATTGACTATAATTATAAAGGATTCCCGTTAATTGCAACCGTTACAAAGTTAACACAATTACAGGCTGATATTAAAACAACAGAGAGTGATGTAATGGCAGGAATGTTTCAATCTGATTTGATTGCTGCAGCTTCTTTGACAGCGTATCAACCAATTGTTGTTCTTGATAAATCTGTTTTCTTTCAAGGAGAAGCAGTAACAGGAAAAATCATATTAGGTAAATTTGACCCTTCATTAAAAGCAAAATCTGTTGTAGTTAATGGATCTAGTGTGCAAGCACAAGCAGGTCAAGCTAAATTCTCTTTTGGAGCGGGTAATATTGGAGAACACGCTATAGGAGGTTCTTTCAATTTTGATGAAAATGGTAAAGTAGTAAGCTTACCAATTAAAGATAAATATGTTGTTGTTGCACGACCTAAGTCGGCTACAATTTCAGCAGATAAAATGAATGTTGTTTATAGAGGGGTTGTAAACCCAATGACAATTTCATTCGCAGGGATATCAGCGGATAAAGTTTCTGCATCAGGACCAGGATTAAGTCCTGCAGGTGGCGATAAATACACGATGAGACCCGGAGCAGGTACTGAAGCAGTTATCAACGTAACAGGAACACTTTCAGATGGATCTAAAGTTTCAGACAAAAAGACTTTTAGAATCAAAGGTATTCCAGGTCCAACAGGAACAATTAGAGGAGAAATGGGTGTTGTAAAAGGACCAAAATCAAGTTTAGAGATTTCTACAATTGGTGCAAAATTAGTTGATTTTGATTTTGAAGTTGGTTTGGATGTTGTTGGGTTTAATCTTAAAGTTACAGGACAACCTACAGTTGTAGTTTCTGGAAATAAATTAAATGCACAATGTAAATCAGCCCTTTCAAAAGCTGGGAGAGGTGATCAAGTTACTATTTCTGAAATTAAAACAAAACTTGTTGGTGCGGGTAGTTATTTACTACCAAGAACGGCTCCAGTAATTTATGAAATACAATAA
- a CDS encoding App1 family protein, translating into MKPILKLYRGYANEQELIVMGHVFKPTKKKDYDFQEKNLKNARSVINMFRIKTQTNADVYLKHGEIKIHTKTLKDGYFKFCVPLDQNEIYGWIPYEVSIVYKGETISAKENYIRPHKGNLGVISDIDDTFMISYTLNPFKKFYNILFRSVASRKVFKDVVPHYQALSLAGRENKEEFNAFFYVSSSEWNLYRLMEKFTEIHKLPKAVFLLKDIKISLTDFFTKRSSHNHKFEKIKHILEFYPNLQYVLLGDDSQHDPYLYEAICKIFPVTVKAVYIRQSNKYEKKQVTAIMKNLQSLGVSTCYFRHSSEAIKHSKKIGIIS; encoded by the coding sequence ATGAAGCCTATTTTAAAATTATACCGCGGATATGCAAATGAGCAGGAATTAATAGTGATGGGCCATGTTTTTAAACCTACAAAAAAGAAAGACTATGACTTTCAAGAAAAAAATTTAAAAAATGCCCGTTCTGTTATCAATATGTTCCGAATCAAAACACAGACTAATGCGGATGTATATTTAAAACATGGCGAAATCAAAATTCATACTAAAACATTAAAAGATGGGTATTTTAAATTTTGCGTTCCTTTAGATCAAAATGAAATATATGGTTGGATTCCGTATGAAGTCAGCATTGTTTACAAAGGAGAAACAATTAGTGCAAAAGAAAACTACATTCGTCCTCATAAAGGAAACCTTGGTGTTATATCAGATATTGATGATACGTTCATGATTTCATATACGCTAAATCCATTTAAAAAATTCTATAATATTCTGTTTCGTAGTGTGGCTTCTCGAAAAGTATTCAAAGATGTAGTGCCACATTATCAAGCTTTGAGTTTAGCAGGAAGAGAAAATAAAGAGGAATTTAATGCTTTTTTTTACGTTTCAAGTAGCGAGTGGAATTTATATCGTTTGATGGAGAAATTCACAGAAATTCATAAATTACCCAAAGCCGTTTTTTTATTAAAAGACATCAAAATTAGTCTGACGGATTTTTTTACTAAAAGAAGTAGCCACAACCATAAGTTTGAAAAAATCAAACATATTTTAGAATTTTATCCAAATTTACAATATGTATTATTGGGTGACGATTCCCAACACGACCCGTATCTCTATGAAGCTATTTGCAAAATTTTTCCCGTTACCGTAAAAGCTGTTTATATCAGACAATCGAACAAATATGAAAAAAAACAAGTTACAGCTATTATGAAAAATCTTCAAAGTTTGGGAGTCTCAACATGTTATTTTAGACACAGTAGTGAAGCTATAAAACATTCAAAAAAGATTGGAATAATTTCATAA
- the gldL gene encoding gliding motility protein GldL — MAVLSKKAMNFAYGMGAAVVIIGALFKITHLEFGFITGNLMLTIGLVVEAGIFALSAFEPVENDLDWTLVYPELANGEAKAKTKKTETPSDAQGLLSQKLDAMLKDAKIDGELMASLGNSIKNFESAAKGIAPTVDSLASTKRYSEELSLAAAQMESLNSLYKVQLESASRNAEANKEIAENASKLKEQMQSMTANIASLNNVYGGMLSAMGNKG, encoded by the coding sequence ATGGCAGTATTAAGTAAAAAAGCAATGAATTTCGCCTACGGTATGGGAGCGGCAGTAGTTATTATTGGTGCATTATTTAAGATTACGCATCTTGAATTCGGATTCATAACAGGTAATTTAATGTTAACTATAGGTCTTGTTGTTGAGGCAGGTATTTTTGCTCTTTCTGCTTTTGAACCAGTAGAGAATGATTTAGACTGGACATTAGTTTATCCAGAACTTGCTAATGGTGAGGCTAAAGCCAAAACTAAAAAAACAGAAACTCCTTCGGATGCTCAAGGATTGCTTTCTCAAAAATTAGATGCAATGTTGAAAGACGCAAAAATTGATGGAGAATTAATGGCTAGCTTAGGAAATAGTATCAAAAATTTCGAATCTGCTGCTAAAGGAATTGCTCCTACGGTTGATTCATTAGCTTCTACTAAAAGATATAGCGAAGAGTTGTCTTTGGCTGCTGCGCAAATGGAATCATTGAACAGTTTGTACAAAGTACAATTAGAAAGCGCTTCAAGAAATGCTGAAGCAAATAAAGAAATTGCTGAAAATGCAAGTAAATTAAAAGAACAAATGCAATCTATGACAGCAAATATTGCTTCGTTAAACAATGTTTACGGAGGTATGCTTTCTGCGATGGGTAACAAAGGATAA
- a CDS encoding diacylglycerol kinase family protein, with product MKKNVLMIVNPVSGAIDKTKFIDAANRYAAKENLNLIRYTTSGIDDVIQIKNHYEIYKPDRIIIVGGDGTIKIVSEAIENQDVVLGILPAGSANGLAKELDLIKTVEENLDIAFHNDGVEMDLVAINGKKSMHLSDLGLNAALIKNYESSDVRGMWGYALQTIHTLIDFEGPFVATINANGKEWVCIARMIVIANSKKYGTGVVINPEGINNDGKFELVILKNLDLVVFIKIITGNIPINKEDIEIISTDKATITTNFPVSFQIDGEYCGEQTKLEIEIFPKQMKIAVP from the coding sequence TTGAAAAAGAACGTATTAATGATTGTTAATCCAGTTTCTGGTGCCATTGATAAAACAAAGTTTATTGATGCGGCAAATCGTTATGCAGCAAAAGAAAATCTCAATTTGATACGCTATACAACTTCAGGAATTGATGATGTAATTCAAATAAAAAACCACTATGAGATTTATAAACCAGACCGAATTATAATAGTAGGAGGTGATGGGACAATAAAAATAGTATCCGAAGCAATCGAAAATCAAGATGTTGTTCTAGGTATTTTGCCAGCAGGCTCTGCAAATGGTTTGGCAAAAGAGTTGGATTTAATAAAAACGGTAGAGGAAAATCTCGATATTGCATTTCATAACGATGGGGTTGAAATGGATTTGGTTGCTATTAATGGAAAGAAAAGCATGCATTTAAGCGATTTAGGTTTAAATGCTGCCCTCATCAAAAATTACGAAAGCAGTGATGTGCGTGGGATGTGGGGATACGCATTACAAACGATCCATACATTAATAGATTTTGAAGGGCCTTTTGTGGCAACCATAAATGCAAATGGTAAAGAATGGGTTTGTATTGCTAGAATGATAGTTATTGCGAATTCTAAAAAATATGGAACAGGAGTAGTTATTAATCCTGAAGGAATCAATAATGATGGAAAGTTTGAATTGGTGATTTTGAAAAATTTAGATTTAGTAGTTTTTATAAAAATAATTACCGGGAATATCCCCATTAACAAAGAAGATATTGAAATCATTTCGACAGATAAAGCTACTATTACTACAAATTTCCCTGTGAGTTTTCAAATTGATGGCGAATATTGCGGAGAACAAACCAAACTAGAAATTGAAATTTTTCCTAAGCAAATGAAAATAGCAGTTCCTTAA
- a CDS encoding DUF983 domain-containing protein, whose translation MLKKGSKLNSILTGSCPKCQNESMYLDKNPLHLSKVLKMNDNCSHCGLKYQIEPSFFYGAMYVSYGLNVAVGIAAFIISYVIFKSNLKVAFAAIIGALIILFPLVLRLSRNIYINMFVSYDPEAANNKK comes from the coding sequence ATGTTAAAAAAAGGATCCAAACTAAATAGTATTTTAACAGGAAGTTGTCCTAAATGTCAGAATGAGAGTATGTATTTGGACAAAAACCCACTACATCTATCTAAAGTTTTAAAAATGAATGACAATTGTAGTCATTGTGGTTTAAAATATCAAATCGAACCATCATTCTTTTATGGTGCTATGTATGTCAGTTATGGACTAAATGTGGCAGTAGGAATTGCGGCATTTATAATTTCATATGTGATTTTTAAATCAAATTTAAAAGTTGCTTTTGCTGCAATTATTGGAGCATTAATTATTTTATTCCCTTTGGTTTTAAGGCTTTCTAGAAATATATATATAAATATGTTTGTTTCTTATGACCCTGAAGCAGCAAATAACAAAAAATAG
- a CDS encoding FAD-binding oxidoreductase, translating to MIDYLIVGAGLAGISFSEVALKNNKTIFVLDNDSQNSSKIAGGLYNPVILKRFSEVWQAQAQLVLMNEFYDSLKQKIKVDFDFKKPILRKFFSIEEQNNWFAASDKAALSPFLSTDLIYKKYEGIDAPFGYGEVLQTGYVDTALLLKTYKDFLINNNLFREESFDYDELRLQKDTIIYKDIEAKHILFAEGFGVHSNPYFNTLPLDGTKGELFIIKAPDLDLDVIVNTSVFILPIGNDLYKVGATYNWKDKTDLPTEEGKAELVARIKEILSCDFEIISHFAGVRPTVKDRRPLIGTHPKHPSVHILNGLGTRGVMLGPAMAKVLYDSIEHQIPLDKDINIDRFLSKGKK from the coding sequence ATGATTGATTACTTAATTGTAGGTGCGGGATTAGCAGGTATTTCATTTTCTGAAGTAGCTTTGAAAAACAATAAAACTATTTTTGTATTAGATAATGATTCTCAAAACTCCTCTAAGATAGCGGGAGGTTTGTATAATCCTGTTATTTTAAAACGATTCAGCGAAGTTTGGCAAGCACAAGCACAATTGGTTTTAATGAATGAATTTTATGATAGCTTAAAACAAAAAATTAAGGTTGATTTTGATTTTAAGAAACCAATTCTTAGAAAGTTTTTTTCAATTGAAGAACAGAATAATTGGTTTGCTGCTTCTGATAAAGCCGCTTTAAGTCCTTTTTTATCTACGGATTTAATTTATAAAAAGTATGAGGGGATTGACGCTCCTTTTGGCTATGGTGAAGTACTTCAAACGGGTTATGTAGACACCGCTTTGTTATTGAAAACATATAAAGATTTTCTGATCAACAATAATTTATTTCGAGAAGAATCCTTCGATTATGATGAATTAAGATTACAAAAAGATACCATTATTTATAAGGATATTGAAGCTAAACACATCCTATTTGCAGAAGGATTTGGAGTGCATTCAAATCCGTATTTTAATACTTTGCCTTTAGATGGGACAAAAGGAGAGCTTTTTATTATAAAAGCACCAGATTTAGATTTAGATGTAATTGTAAATACAAGTGTGTTTATTTTGCCTATTGGAAACGATTTGTATAAAGTGGGTGCTACCTATAATTGGAAAGATAAAACAGATTTACCTACTGAGGAAGGTAAAGCCGAATTAGTAGCGCGTATCAAAGAAATTTTAAGTTGTGATTTTGAAATTATCTCTCATTTTGCAGGAGTTAGACCTACTGTAAAAGACAGGAGACCTTTAATAGGAACGCATCCAAAACATCCATCAGTACACATTCTTAACGGATTAGGGACACGTGGGGTTATGCTCGGGCCTGCAATGGCTAAAGTTTTGTATGATTCGATAGAACATCAAATTCCTTTAGACAAAGATATCAACATTGACAGATTTTTGTCTAAAGGAAAGAAGTAA
- a CDS encoding ABC-F family ATP-binding cassette domain-containing protein produces the protein MLNIHNLSVSFGGSYLFEEVTFRLGAGDRVGLVGKNGAGKSTMLKILAKDFAPDSGSIAQEKEIRMGFLRQDIDFEQGRTVLEEAYEAFTEIKIVEKKLEEINHQLVTRTDYESEEYSQIIEDLSDYTHRFELLGGYNYVGDTEKILLGLGFKREVFDNQTETFSGGWRMRIELAKLLLQSNDILLLDEPTNHLDIESIIWLESFLRNFPGVVVIVSHDKMFLDNVTNRTIEISLGKAYDFNKPYSQYLELRHEIREKQLATQKNQAKKIEETEKLIEKFRAKASKASMAQSLIKKLDKVERIEVDEDDNSVMNISFPVSKEPGRVVIEAENVTKSYGDKTILKDINLLVERGSKIAFVGQNGQGKSTFIKAIVDEFEYQGNIKLGHNVQLGYFAQNQAEYLDGEITLLQTMEDAAADTNRMKVRDMLGSFLFRGDDVEKKVKVLSGGERNRLALCKLLLQPINVLLMDEPTNHLDIKSKNVLKAALQKFSGTLLLVSHDRDFLQGMSNLVYEFKDQKIKEYLGDINYFLEQRNLENMREVEKKDASKAAAPKESNKASYEDQKKGKALQNRLSKVESQIKQLEKDIQHDDKMLASNYDKHIEDASFFMAYNKKKAELDKLLLDWEIVQEEIDNL, from the coding sequence ATGCTTAATATACACAATTTATCCGTTTCGTTCGGAGGCTCTTATTTATTTGAAGAAGTTACTTTTCGTTTAGGTGCAGGAGACCGTGTTGGTCTTGTAGGTAAAAATGGCGCAGGAAAATCCACCATGCTTAAAATTTTAGCAAAAGATTTTGCTCCAGACTCAGGCAGTATCGCTCAAGAAAAAGAAATCCGAATGGGGTTTCTACGACAAGATATTGATTTTGAACAAGGGCGTACCGTTCTTGAGGAAGCCTACGAAGCTTTTACAGAAATTAAAATTGTAGAAAAAAAGCTTGAAGAAATCAATCATCAATTAGTTACCAGAACGGATTATGAAAGTGAGGAATATAGCCAGATTATAGAAGATTTGTCGGATTATACCCATCGATTTGAACTTTTGGGAGGATACAATTATGTTGGTGATACCGAAAAAATTCTTCTTGGTTTAGGTTTTAAAAGAGAGGTTTTTGATAATCAAACAGAAACATTTTCTGGAGGTTGGAGAATGCGTATTGAATTAGCTAAGTTGTTATTACAATCCAATGATATTTTGTTACTGGATGAGCCTACGAATCACTTGGACATTGAGAGTATCATTTGGTTAGAGAGTTTTTTACGTAATTTCCCAGGTGTTGTGGTGATTGTTTCGCACGATAAAATGTTTTTGGATAATGTGACCAACCGAACTATTGAGATTTCTTTAGGGAAAGCGTATGATTTTAATAAACCATATTCTCAATATTTAGAATTGCGTCATGAAATTCGTGAAAAGCAATTGGCTACTCAAAAAAATCAAGCTAAAAAAATAGAAGAAACAGAGAAGTTGATTGAAAAGTTCCGAGCAAAAGCATCAAAAGCTTCTATGGCTCAATCTTTAATCAAGAAATTAGATAAAGTAGAACGTATTGAGGTAGATGAAGATGATAATTCAGTGATGAATATATCTTTTCCAGTTTCTAAAGAGCCTGGTAGGGTAGTAATTGAGGCTGAAAATGTAACCAAAAGTTATGGTGATAAAACCATTTTGAAGGATATTAATCTTTTGGTAGAAAGAGGAAGTAAAATTGCTTTTGTAGGACAAAACGGACAAGGTAAATCTACTTTTATCAAAGCAATAGTTGATGAATTTGAATACCAAGGAAATATAAAATTAGGTCATAATGTACAATTGGGTTATTTTGCACAAAATCAAGCAGAATACCTTGATGGAGAAATTACCTTGCTTCAAACTATGGAGGATGCAGCAGCGGATACGAACCGAATGAAAGTTCGTGATATGTTGGGTTCTTTCTTATTTCGTGGTGATGATGTTGAAAAAAAGGTGAAAGTACTTTCGGGAGGAGAAAGAAACAGATTGGCATTATGTAAATTGTTATTGCAGCCTATCAATGTCTTGTTGATGGATGAACCGACCAATCACTTGGATATTAAATCTAAAAATGTTTTGAAAGCTGCTTTGCAAAAATTTAGTGGGACATTATTGTTAGTTTCTCACGATAGAGATTTCTTGCAAGGGATGTCTAATTTAGTTTATGAGTTTAAAGACCAAAAGATAAAAGAATATTTAGGGGATATCAATTATTTCTTAGAACAACGCAATCTTGAAAATATGCGTGAAGTGGAGAAAAAAGATGCTTCTAAAGCAGCTGCTCCAAAAGAAAGTAATAAAGCTTCCTACGAAGACCAGAAGAAAGGGAAAGCGCTACAAAACAGATTAAGTAAAGTGGAGAGCCAGATTAAGCAATTAGAAAAAGATATTCAGCATGATGATAAAATGCTAGCGTCTAATTATGATAAACATATTGAAGATGCATCTTTTTTTATGGCTTACAATAAAAAGAAAGCAGAATTGGATAAACTCTTATTAGATTGGGAAATTGTTCAAGAAGAAATAGATAATTTATAA